The stretch of DNA GGCGTCTCACCGAGGCGGCGCTCGAGGTGGCGCGGCAGCACGGCGCGGTGGCGCTCGACCTCGAGGTCGAGACCGGCCACGACGCCGCCGAGCGCCTCTACGAGAAGATGGGCTTCGAGCGGCACCGCCGCGTGCGCTGGGTGCGTCGGCTGCGCTAGCCCGGGGCCGCGGCGCGCGTCCGTCCGCCCGCGGCGCCCTCGACGCCTTGCGAAGAGCGGCGCGCCCCGTTCGCCCACCCAACGTGTCCAGGCGGGGCGACGCCCCACGCACGCCACCGTCGCGCAGGGTGGACTTCCGCACGAGCTTGGGCGTTCGTCGATTCCAGAATTTTGTCGATTGCGCGGGCCTGCGTGCGGTGTTGCCGCCACGGCCAGCGCAGGCATCGCGAGTGCTCTGAAGCCCCCTTGGATCGCCGGAGCGCGATCCGAGGAGGCGACGATGCGAGCGAGCACGTTGGGATGCGGTACGGCCATCGCGCTGCTGTTGGCGTCGACGCCGGCGCTGTCGAGCGCGGAGGAGACGTCGAGCGCGCTTCGGCGGCGGGCCTCCTTCGGTCGCTTGGGATGCGTGAGCAGCACCGTCCCGGAACGCTCGCTGGTCGCGGGCTGGGGCGAGCTCGAGGCGTTCCCGAGCACGCTGCTCGCGCCCTGCGGCGGACGCGCGCCGATGACCCTTCACCCCGTCCAGGTGGCGAGCGTCGGCGCGACGCGCGTGCTCGTCGGCTCGGTCGAGGACCGTACGCCGCGGCGCGGCCGCGCCCGCAGGCTCGACGTGAGCTTTCGCATCCCTGCCGAGCACGCGTCGGTCTGGAACCACGCGGCCGCGTTCGCCGCTTTCGACGACTCGGACGACGTCTTTCGCCGCGTCGGCGGCGCGGTCTTCGAGAGCATGCTGACGGTGGAGGTCGTCGATCCCGCGTGCCCCGTCGAGCAGCTTCTCGCGGCGGTGCCGATCCCCGGCGGAATCGCTCCCGAGCGCTGGTACCGGCTGCTCACGGACGTCGAGAGCGGCGCGGACCAGACGCTCGTCCGCGTGGCGCTCTTCGCCCACGAGAGCCGCGCGCAGCTCGCCGCGACGCAGGTCGCCCTGCCATGTCCGCTCCCCTGGGCGGCGTACGCCAAGACCGCGGCCGCGTTCCTCGCCGAGGTCCCGGCGGACAGCGACGCCTCGCCGTGGATGCTGGTCGACGGCTACGCGGCCCATCCGTCGTTGCGCGTACGGTCCGCGGCCGCGCGCAGCAGGCTGCGCTGAGCGATGCGCTAGCCGCGCGCAGCGTCCTCCTTCGCGCCGCGCTCGAGCCCGAAGGCCTTGATCAGGTTGTAGACGTGCGAGCGCGTGATCTCGAGGCGGCGCGCCGTCTCCTGCACGTTCCAGCCGGTTTCCTCGAACGTGCGCTGCAGAAGGTCCGCCTGAAAGCGGCGCGTCGCCTCCTGGAACGTCAAGCGTTCGGCCTCCGTCGCCTGCGCGGCGCTCTGCGCGGCGCCGCGGAAGATGTGCGAGGTCTCGACGGTCAACGACCCGAGCCCGCTCGCGCGGATCACGGCGGCCTCGACCGTGTGCGCGAGCTGGCGCACGTTGCCCGGCCACTCGGCGGCTTGCAGCGCGCGCAGCGCCTGCACCGAGAGCTTCGCGTGCGGCAGACGGTGGCGCGCGCACGCTTCGGCGCAGAAGTGCTCCGCGAGCAAGGGAACGTCATCGCGGCGCTCCGCGAGCGACGGCATGCGGATCAGCACGACGTCGAGCCGGTAGTACAGGTCCTCGCGGAAGCGGTTCGCCTGGACCGCCGCCGCAAGATCCGTATTGCTCGCGGCGATGACGCGCACGTCGGCGCGCTCGGGACGCGAGCTGCCGAGCGGATAGTAGACGCGCGACTGCAGCAGCTGCAGGAGCTTCGCTTGCGCCGCGAGCGACAGCTCACCGATCTCGTCGAGCACGAGCGTGCCGTGCGCGGCGGCGGCGATCTTGCCGTCGATGCGCCGCGACGCCGTCGAGTGCGCGCCGGGCAAGGCGCCGAACAGCTCGCTCTCGACGAGCGCTTCGGGGATCGCCGCGCAGTTGAGCTCGACGAACGGACGCCCGGCGCGGGCGCTGTTGTCGTGGATGACGCGCGCGAGCTGCGTCTTGCCGGTGCCGGATTCGCCGCTCAGCAGCACGTCGACGTCGAGCGGTGCGGCGAGCGCGGCCTCGCGCAGCGCGGTCGCGAGCGCGCGGCTACGCCCGACGACGCCCGAGAGACGCAGGCGGGCGCGCAGCGAGCGCGTCGGGTCCTGCGCCTCACGCGAGAGACGCTTGATGATCAGGCGATCCGCGAACGGGGCGACGTGGCGCGCAAAGGTTTCGACCTCGCTGCGATCCGCCTCGCTGAACGCTCCGGGCTCGAGGCGACGCTGGAGGTAGAGGCAACCGAGCGGTGGATCGCCGATCGGCGCGCACAGCACCGCCTGGATGCGGCCGTGCCGCACGCTCTCGAGGTTGCCGAAGCGGCTGTCGCTGAGCGCGGAGTTGGTGACGACCGTCCGTCCGGTCTGCAGCGCCTCCGCGATGATGCCGCTCGACAGCGCGGCGCGGACGTTCGCGATCTCGTGCTCCGCGAAGCCGTGCGCCGCCCACCACGTGGGCGTTCCGCTCGTCCCCTCCTCGCCGGTCAGCTCGAGGTAGCCCTGGTGCGCTCCGACCAGCGCGGTGACCATGCGCAGCGCTTCGTCCAGGAACGGCTCGAGCTCGTCGCAGGAGCCGAGGTCGAGAAGACGCCGGTAGAGGTTGCGCTCCCGCAGAACGCGACTGTCGGCCGATTCGCCCGTCGGGGAGCTCACCGATCGCCCTCGCGGTGGCGAGTATCACCGTTGCGCGGGTCGCGGCAAGAACAAAGACTGGGGTGCTTGTCGCATTTTCTTGACGCTCGAAGCTCGCGCTGCCGAGAATTTTGGACAGGATCCTCGGCGAAGCGTCCGATTCGCGAACGTTTTCGGCCTTCCCCGGCGCGCTCGAGCGGCCCCTGCCTTGCTCACGCTCCCTGCCGGCTCGGCGACGAGCCGGGAAGGACAAGGCAATGTTTCCATTCATGGCGTTTCCGACTCACCCGGCCGCCCCGGTGCCGCTCCCGATCACGATGGAGGTCTCGGACCTCCTGCCGGTCGGCCCGATC from Candidatus Binatia bacterium encodes:
- a CDS encoding sigma-54-dependent Fis family transcriptional regulator yields the protein MSSPTGESADSRVLRERNLYRRLLDLGSCDELEPFLDEALRMVTALVGAHQGYLELTGEEGTSGTPTWWAAHGFAEHEIANVRAALSSGIIAEALQTGRTVVTNSALSDSRFGNLESVRHGRIQAVLCAPIGDPPLGCLYLQRRLEPGAFSEADRSEVETFARHVAPFADRLIIKRLSREAQDPTRSLRARLRLSGVVGRSRALATALREAALAAPLDVDVLLSGESGTGKTQLARVIHDNSARAGRPFVELNCAAIPEALVESELFGALPGAHSTASRRIDGKIAAAAHGTLVLDEIGELSLAAQAKLLQLLQSRVYYPLGSSRPERADVRVIAASNTDLAAAVQANRFREDLYYRLDVVLIRMPSLAERRDDVPLLAEHFCAEACARHRLPHAKLSVQALRALQAAEWPGNVRQLAHTVEAAVIRASGLGSLTVETSHIFRGAAQSAAQATEAERLTFQEATRRFQADLLQRTFEETGWNVQETARRLEITRSHVYNLIKAFGLERGAKEDAARG